The DNA window AAACACTGAGGGAAAATCATGGTTTAGAGATTTACCGAATCATCactgtaataaaataaaagtacacaccCATCTCCATGATTGGTCTGCGGCGTAGTAACAAATTAAATGTTTATCAATTTGTTTGGAAATAAAATGACATCAAAATTATTTGGTATACATTGGATTCCAATTCAGCAAATACGAATAATATACTAATTCAATTTGGCCGTTAATGGCCGACCCACATGCTAAACACACAGGCttcacatattttctttattttttttccatttagtCAGAAATAATTAACTCAGATTCTAAATTAACTCATACTCTAGTTTTTTCTTCATAAGGTATTCCCAATTTCGTTTGTCACCAAAAAAAAGGGCCATAAAACTATTGATCTAGTGAAGAAATTCAATTCAAACGAAGTAATAATTCAGTCTGGTCCAGACATAATGATTCAATATTGAAGTTTCACctaaaaaattcaataaaaacagTAGAAAAAGGACTATAACTATGTCAATAATTTTATagcaaaaatattaaataaataaatcaaaacacatGTATGTATATAATAATCCAAATATAGGTCAGTTCCTccgtagtagtagtaattttaaatttcataatttgaaaaaaataaatggaaGCTTACGACGTCGTGAAAGCCAATTCGCAAATGCAATCCAATATTTGATGTGTGCAGTAATTGAAAGCAGAAACCGTTGACCGTACATATCTATTCACTCTCCCTCTGCCTCTCCCACCACCAAAAATCACAAGCTCCGCCGCCGGTAAACGCTCCAAGATCCGCCATTTCGAGCTTCCACCTGCAAAAGGAGCTCAATTTCAACGGTTTTGTCTTGTAAATGGGGGAAATTAGAAGATGAAGGTGACGATAGAGACAGGTGCCAGCCACCAAATCCAGTCCCCTCGAAACCCTTCAGATCTTCCCGAGAAGCCCGGGTTCCCTCCGCGCAAGCCGCCGCGCCGCAAGGCCCACTCCGGAGTCCGTTTGAGGAGGGAATCCGGAGCTCCGACTACGAAGCGGAGCAGCCGACCCGAAACCCCTTTGCTCAGGTGGAAGTTCGATGAGAATAATGTAGCTGCGGATGGGGAGGAGGAGAAGGCCGGGGAAGCCGTCCGGAACGGCCGTCGGAGGAATAGGGCTGGGGTTTCCTCTAGGAAGCTAGCCGCCGGGTTGTGGCGGCTGCGGCTGGCGGAGCTGCAGGATAATGTCGCCCAAGGAGGATTAGGGATTCAGGTGGAGTTCAATtcttaaaaattattaatatttctCTAATTAGGTTTGGATTTCTGCATTATGTGAAAATTGAGGCTGTCAGTTTTCATAAattgtgtgtttgtgatttgAATGATGGATTGGTGGGGATGAGCTCCAAATTAGATAGAAGAGAGATGGCAAATTTGGGGGTGattaagatatatatatattttttaatcatttagTATTGGTTGGCAGTTGGATTTACTGGTCTGATTTTTAATTCTTAGTGAATGATTGTGATGCTAGAGCTCTTGAACCAGCTTTGTTATTAATTTCATCTTTAAAGATTGCTGCTTTGATGGTTATGGCGTTGTTTAGATGTTATGTTGTTATGTATTGATTAGGGCTATTGCTAGTTTTTGCATTTCAAGGGATTGACTTTGCTTGTTACTTGCAGTCTGGAGGTGGCCATTTCGGAGCCTCTATCCATTGTCATCACGCAGACAAAGTGCATCATTCTCCTGCTGAGGATCCCGACTCTCCACAGTCCGTCTCTGGTCCAAAACACTCCCTTCTCTACAAGGTTTACCTTTTTATTGCTGTTTATTTTTGGGGTTATTGCTTCTACTATTTGGTTTGAGTGTCGAATTAAGCTCTGCTAACTCGCTTGTATTCTTTTGCCTTCTTCGATCAAGTGAATTTCAATGTGGCTTCTTTCTTCTTGCAGACTTTGAATacattttattctaaaattgaAAACCCTCTTTACACCCTGCAGTTTGAACCTTCTTTTCAATTTCCGAATTATGCGATGGAGGGTGCGACAAAGTGGGATCCTGATGGTTGGAAAGTATCGGAGGAAGTGAAGAATATATTCGGCCCAACAAAGCCTAACGATGAGCACCGAGCAAGTTCTGCTAAAGTAATATCTGCACTCAAGGAAGAGCTGGAGCAGGCTAGAGCAAGAATCAACGAGCTTGAAACTGATCGCAGATCTTCAAAGAAGAAACTAGAACAATTCTTGCGTAAACTCAGTGAGGAAAGAGCTGCATGGCGGAGCAGAGAACACGAAAAAGTTCGTGCTATTATAGATGACATGAAAGCTGATGTTACCAGGGAAAAGAAGAACCGGCAAAGGCTGGAGATCGTCAATTCTAAGCTGGTCAACGAGTTAGCTGATGCCAAGCTATCGGCCAAGCGTTACCTGCATGAATATGAGAAGGAAAGGAAGGCCAGAGTACTGATAGAGGAGGTTTGCGATGAGCTAGCGAAAGAGATTGGAGAAGACAAGGCTGAAGTGGAAGCATTAAAGAGAGAGTCGATGAAACTTCGGGAGGAAGTGGatgaagagaggaagatgttgcAAATGGCTGAGGTTTGGCGCGAGGAACGGGTTCAAATGAAATTGGTCGATGCCAAGGTGATGCTCGAAGAGAAGTACTCCCAGATGAACAGGCTTATAGCGGATCTTGAACCGTTCCTGAACTCTAGATCAGATTCGCAGGAGATGAAGAAAGCAGAATTTTTACGGCAGGCAGCCGCCTCTCTTAACATACAAGACGTTCGTGATTTAACGTACGAGCCCCCGAACTCTGACGACATTTTCTCCGTCTTTGAAGATGTCAATTTCGGCGAATCCAATGAGAGAGAGGTCGAGCCAAGCGTTGGCTACACCCCTGCGAGTCATGCCTCCAAGATACACACAGTGAGTCCTGAAATAAAGATGCTCAACAAAGACGGCGCTCACAGGAGTTCCAATGTATATATGAACCAGAGTGACGAGCTAGAAGAGGACGCGAGCGAGTGGGAAACCGTGAGCCACCCTGAGGATCGGGGCTCAAGTTACTCACCAGACGGAAGCGACCCTTCTGTCAACAAGAATTTCCAGGCCAGCAACGTCCCAATGAATGGGATGGAATGGGACAAAGATGGAGGGCAGGAGACGCCAATAATGGAAATCAGCGAAGTGGACTCAGCAAGACTGAGGCAGTTGAAGAGGGTCTCTTCAATATCTAAACTATGGAGGTCGTGCCCGAGCAACGGTGACAATTACAAGATCATATCAGTCGATGGAAGGCTCTCGAATGGTAGGCTTTCTAATGCAGGTATCATGTCACCTGATCACGGCTCAGCAAAAGCTTGCCTTAGCCCCCAAGATTTGTCGGGGCAGTGGAGCTCGCCCGACTCAGGAAACCCACACGTGAATCGTGCTATGAAAGGGTGCATTGAATGGCCACGCACCGGGCAGAGGAATAGTTTGAAGGCGAGACTGCTCGAGGCGAGAATGGAGAGCCAAAAGGTCCAGTTGCGCCAGGTTTTGAAGCACAAGATTTGAAACTCCTATAAATGGTAACTTGTCTTCCGCCAGCTCGACCACAGGCATCTCCACCGGGGGCTCGGATCATGCGTTAAATGGATCTTGCTTGTCGGCATTCGCAAAGCTAAGGTATGGATTATTATGAGGTATTCCGTGTTAGGAGATAGCAATTTTGCTGATGAGCAGCCTAAGCAAATGGCGGTATTTATTAGTTACTATGATGTAAACATTGTATCTGTAATTTGGCTGCAGACAGTCTGCTCTGCTCTGCTCTGCTCAGTTAGTTGCTTCTTTTCCCAAGCCTTGTTGTGTTGTCTACTATTGGAATGGAATCTTTTTCATGTCCAAAAACTGCTCTCTTGTTATTAGCATCATGGGACATGGAGGAAGAGGGAAATAACATCATGTTCTACTGAGATAACTGTAATTTTattcttaaatttttaaatCATTGAATAATGTCTCAATCTTTCGATTTGGTGCAAATTTTGTTCCTTTGTACTCCTACCATCCCTGAAGAGTATGTACTATTTCCTTTTCCATCCGTcctcaaagagtatgaactttataattttggaaactctttctCTCCAATGAGGTGAgatccattctccactaacaatacttaataaactttctctatctatctctattttactttattaataatgcattaaaactcgtgccgaattcaaagttcatactctttgggaacggagggagtatgagttTGAAGTTGAGACTTAAAAAATCTATCTAATGTCACAATTCAAAATAGATGGTGGGTCTTCTTTGGGTTGTCCTCTCTTGCAGTTAATTTTGTCAATGAACAAGGTGAATAATTGGATCATTTATTTTGCAGGTATGAAGTTTGTATCTTGAATAAATACAAGGGACAAATTTGCAACAAAAtggaaatattaatatattattgaaACTCATAAGAAATTAAGACTAATTTTGCTGGGTTTCAAATTACAAATTTCCCAAAGTAAAAATGGATACAATTTTAGGTTGTCTACTTGATCTGCATTCTGCAGAATTGATGATGCATTGCAGTTGTCACATGACTCTTTGGTGctgaaaataaaaacatacaGAAGCAATCATGAATTGACCTCAGAGATTTCACAGAattctccaaattaaatttttagAATTCATGGAGAATGATTCGGATGCAGAACTAGATCCCTTTCGAGCTTATTGCAGTGTGGCAATGCACTCGATCTCGATTTTTGCATCCAATGGTAAGGCGGCAACCTGGTAGGTTGAACGTGCTGGAGCCGGTGCTGGAAAGTCTGCAGCAGTATAAATCATTAGTAATACCTTCCACAATAAAAACATAGACAACTATTAGATGTTCTATAATATAAGAAGGTTTCACAACTAATAAAAATTTTCCAAGAGAATACAAAGATTCAAGAACATGGGAAATGGAACTCTGGATAGCAAAGTGTGAATAAACATATTTGTAGTAATATAAACTACTGAGTTGACTTCATTAATAGAACTCACATTTAGCATAAATTTCATTGACTTTCTTGAAGTCTTTCAGATCAGCCAACCTAGACAAGCAAGAGACATAATGTTAATTagaattacaaaaaaaaaaaaagagaaaagaagacTGGTCATATTGTATATGTGAAAGAAAAATGGATGGGTTTTCCCGAATGAAACAGAAGTACCCACATGATTGTTGTCTTGACAACCGAGGCATAGCTTGCACCACTAGCCTTCAGTATCTCACCCATATTCTTAAGAACCTAGTACAGCACATTAGCTCAAATATTATCAGCAAGCCTCATTTGCCGAAAAGAACATCATAAACATATAAACCATCTGCAAGTATCCAGGATAGCATTACATGTAATGTCTTCTTCGAAAGGTGTCGCTTCCAAGTGAAAAATTAGGAAGAAAGAGGATAGAATAATAGAGTTACCTCTTCCCTAAGATCTCACATCATATTAGCCTCTTACGTTTCTTAAGATGAATATTACATAGACCGGCTTGTTAATCAAGAACTATCTTTTTCTCAAGTACAAAGTTCTACAAACGACGCTAACTTAAAATGTGGCACACTCCAGACTATGTTGTGCTGGACATTGATCCATGAATATACCTTTAGATTGACAAATTGAATTGGATCATAGCATAATTATGATGGTTGACTCAAGGAAACTTCATCTACACATTGTTATACATATAAACTTCAATTGAATTGAACTAAATTGTTCTCATTATGCCTAAAAGATTTATAGTGGCAAATCTTACCATCATCAGATAGCCCTACTCCTACTAGTGAGAGATATAGCCACAAACGAATTCATGTGTTTGGGCCTCCACAAAGTATACATTTTGTTTGAAAACAGAATCTTAAAAATCTGTAGTGCACAAAGGTTGATATGTAAGGGCATACCTGCTCAGTTTGATCTTCTACGCTATCCGAGACAAACTTTCCAGTCTGCATATTAACCAAAGAAAATTCCTTGTAACCACCTTGACAGATATTTATGGAATTCATTTCAAATAGAACTTTTCCAacatatatataggattgtgatttGGGATCTGCTATATACAGTAATGCTTCTTTTAGAACATTAATTTTTACACATTACAATGATCAATCAATAGAGCACATTGGTTACTGATTAATATACATTAGGTAAAGTATTTAAACACTCATTTCTATATATCTATGGATATATCCGATTACAAACCTCAGGAACAAGTCCAAGAACCCCAGACATGAAAAGCATATTATTCGCTTTGATGGCTTGACTATACGGCCCCAATGCCGCCGGAGCTTTTTCTGTCTGAACAGCTTCCTTCAAAACTAGTTTCAAATTTCAACAGCACATTAAAACCGTATAAGCATAATCGAAAATTCGAAAATTCCCAAATAATTGCGAAAAAACTAACTCAAGCTTCCCCAATTCAGAAGACGCAAGTTGAAAACAGAAGGTACAATCGGTCGTGCACAAGGTACAATTCGGAAACGCAAACAGTGAAGCagaacaaacaaacaaacaaacaaacaaacaaacaaacaaacaaaatcatCGCATCGTAGAAACATCAGAAATGAGGATGAAAATGAGAATGCCTCACCTGGATTAGCATCAGTGGAGATGCCTAAGGAGGCGAAAGGCGGCGAGGGGCCGGAGCGGCGGAAGTTAGCGGCAGCCAAGGAAACACAGCCGATTCCGGCGGCTAAGGGCGCGCGAGAGCGTAGAGAGCCGACATCGATCGCCGGCATGTGGAAGCTCCTCGCGGCGGCGCACCACGCCATCACTCTTTTCCAGTCGCTGCTTTTTTTTCCGATTAATTTGGTTTCTCAGTCACTGTTGGGTTGAGACTTGAGAGTGTGAAATTTTAGTCTTATTGGTCATAGGTTTGGGCCTATGTTGTGACCAATAAAAAGCCCAAATTGTGAAATTGTTAGGCCCATCTGTAAATATGCCAAAATAATTGAGGCCGTCAAAGTGCGAGAAGCCCATGTAGgtaaaatgaaaatgaacagaaaatagaaaattattCGGATGATGCTTTTCCCAATACCGAGCAAAATTAATTTGCACACTTTTATGTTACTTGAAATAAATCTTGACCTATAGGAAATAGCATTACAATCAACACCACATATTTGGAATCTCATCCTAATAAAGTCGTTTCATGAAAATTTGGTTATTGGTGATTAGGGTTCTGAAATATATCCAGATATTAATATACCATATTTATCGTActgaaaaatatcaaatatatTAAGTATGATTTGACATCTTACCGAAAGATTTTGGTATAATAACGATATGAATTGTCACATAGCGCACATTGTACTGAAATTTTGGCTTATATTAACGGAAAACACTGTAAGTTATGTTATaccgtatatatatatatatatatattcatttcctttttgcatattttctcctttttccttctcaatctcagccccacgattttgtcatccgacggttagattagtgccacgtgtcatttaataatgcagattttccgttgaataatgcacaccggctaataatgcaccattatagtgtaataatgcagattttcagttgaataatgcacaccgactaataatgcaccattatagtgtaataatgcagatcatctggaccgttgatgaatgagatataacggctcatattaagaagaataaaggatctaagggatgaataggagaataacactcccctatatatatatatatatatatatatatatatgaaaatgttcaatacaaaacttgatctcaatacaaaatccagaccaaatcctgaccatgagatttgacaatccaatggtcaataattaaacaaaaacacggagggtcattgtaaagcagttttaggtcatattataaactttggatttgaggtcatgttaagaccatttcatgtcatccttactataatgacgtaaaaataagcttacaatgacctaaaaatgacttttgtatgcttggttctgcatttttgtattaagaatgcttttgcatggatcaaaaccctatatatatatatatatatatatatatatatatatatatatatatatatgggtgcattataatgataaccccaatttccataataaccctataaccaaatctggaccacacatttttaaaatcacgcggttgatattcaaacttagatttacttcataaaaaaaagtgcgggggtaaatatgtcatttcgctcatgataaaatttacgtatccaaatttcgctcatttaatttctgaatttcgctcattttatcattttatcagtcagtcaaaagtatcattttatcaactcagagtatcattctatccggaaaaactatcattctatgcaataaacctaacatatatcattttatcattttatcagtcagtcaaaagtatcattttatcaactcagagtatcattctatccagcaaaactatcattttatcagttttatgtcattttgtcacgttaaagtatcattttatcagcttatatgcaatttcttcagctaaactatcatttttataaggttactgtcattttatccgcttagattatcattttatcaggtaaaagtatcattttattaaacaaaaatgtcattttatacaccaaaaatacctatcattctatcggctgaaagtatcattctacccggcaaaactatcattctatcggctgaaagtatcattctatccggaaaaactatcattttatcaattttatgtcattttgtcacgttaaagcatcattttatcagcttatatgcaatttcttcggctaaactatcatttttataaggttactgtcattttatccgcttagattatcattttatcaggtaaaagtatcattttattaaacaaaaatgtcattttatacaccaaaaatacctatc is part of the Salvia splendens isolate huo1 chromosome 22, SspV2, whole genome shotgun sequence genome and encodes:
- the LOC121785736 gene encoding reactive Intermediate Deaminase A, chloroplastic-like; the encoded protein is MAWCAAARSFHMPAIDVGSLRSRAPLAAGIGCVSLAAANFRRSGPSPPFASLGISTDANPVLKEAVQTEKAPAALGPYSQAIKANNMLFMSGVLGLVPETGKFVSDSVEDQTEQVLKNMGEILKASGASYASVVKTTIMLADLKDFKKVNEIYAKYFPAPAPARSTYQVAALPLDAKIEIECIATLQ
- the LOC121787757 gene encoding uncharacterized protein LOC121787757, which produces MKVTIETGASHQIQSPRNPSDLPEKPGFPPRKPPRRKAHSGVRLRRESGAPTTKRSSRPETPLLRWKFDENNVAADGEEEKAGEAVRNGRRRNRAGVSSRKLAAGLWRLRLAELQDNVAQGGLGIQSGGGHFGASIHCHHADKVHHSPAEDPDSPQSVSGPKHSLLYKFEPSFQFPNYAMEGATKWDPDGWKVSEEVKNIFGPTKPNDEHRASSAKVISALKEELEQARARINELETDRRSSKKKLEQFLRKLSEERAAWRSREHEKVRAIIDDMKADVTREKKNRQRLEIVNSKLVNELADAKLSAKRYLHEYEKERKARVLIEEVCDELAKEIGEDKAEVEALKRESMKLREEVDEERKMLQMAEVWREERVQMKLVDAKVMLEEKYSQMNRLIADLEPFLNSRSDSQEMKKAEFLRQAAASLNIQDVRDLTYEPPNSDDIFSVFEDVNFGESNEREVEPSVGYTPASHASKIHTVSPEIKMLNKDGAHRSSNVYMNQSDELEEDASEWETVSHPEDRGSSYSPDGSDPSVNKNFQASNVPMNGMEWDKDGGQETPIMEISEVDSARLRQLKRVSSISKLWRSCPSNGDNYKIISVDGRLSNGRLSNAGIMSPDHGSAKACLSPQDLSGQWSSPDSGNPHVNRAMKGCIEWPRTGQRNSLKARLLEARMESQKVQLRQVLKHKI